A genome region from Rhodohalobacter mucosus includes the following:
- a CDS encoding GAF domain-containing sensor histidine kinase encodes MNILANISSTHSQDLPIDPVREKERLESLQSYDVLDTGQEKEFDDLTRLAAEFCDAPAAMVNLIDEHRQWTKSVYGRDENAGRELPRNESICRYTIYEPDYLEVQDLSADSRFNRLSYVNGYPNLRYYLGVPLKDNRGNGIGALCVLDTKPRSMSEQQIRQLFTIASQVMARLDLHRRNDELIKLNEHKVTLMQMLSHDMRSPINGVIGMSSILADEIDDEDHREMVSILEQSAIQLNQMVDEIMNYSLIETNGFQLQKEATDISETVDNIEKLYKPFSKAKGIGLSVQNDIEAAVFVDKNKFEQILGNLISNALKFTREGGHVNASLALQRKQDGGHVLKLDVEDNGIGMEAEKASALFDESSKLSRSGTSGEKGTGLGLSIIKYFVDLHAGNIEVKSWPGKGTVFTVTIPVAIA; translated from the coding sequence GTGAATATACTGGCTAACATATCATCCACACACTCTCAGGATCTCCCGATTGATCCCGTCAGGGAAAAAGAGCGGCTGGAGTCTCTGCAGTCGTATGATGTGCTTGATACAGGCCAGGAGAAGGAATTTGATGATCTGACGCGGCTTGCCGCAGAATTCTGTGATGCCCCGGCTGCCATGGTTAATTTGATTGATGAACACCGGCAGTGGACCAAGTCGGTATACGGCCGGGATGAAAATGCAGGACGGGAGCTGCCAAGGAATGAGTCGATTTGCCGGTATACCATCTATGAACCGGACTATTTAGAAGTTCAGGATCTCAGCGCAGATTCACGCTTTAACCGGCTCTCTTACGTTAATGGTTATCCTAACCTGCGATATTATCTGGGGGTACCGCTTAAAGATAATAGGGGCAACGGAATTGGCGCACTGTGCGTGCTCGACACAAAACCCCGAAGCATGAGTGAGCAGCAAATCAGACAGCTGTTTACCATTGCAAGCCAGGTGATGGCACGACTCGACCTGCACAGAAGAAATGATGAACTCATTAAGCTCAATGAGCACAAGGTAACTCTGATGCAGATGCTCAGCCATGATATGCGTTCTCCTATTAATGGGGTCATAGGTATGAGCAGCATACTTGCCGATGAAATTGATGACGAGGATCATCGGGAAATGGTTTCCATTCTTGAGCAGAGTGCAATTCAGTTGAATCAGATGGTGGACGAAATCATGAACTACTCTCTGATCGAGACAAACGGGTTTCAGCTTCAAAAAGAAGCCACTGATATTAGTGAGACCGTGGATAATATTGAGAAGCTCTACAAGCCGTTTTCGAAAGCAAAGGGAATTGGCCTGTCGGTTCAAAACGACATCGAGGCAGCGGTTTTTGTAGATAAGAATAAGTTTGAGCAGATATTGGGCAATTTGATTTCCAACGCACTGAAGTTTACACGCGAGGGCGGACACGTAAATGCATCTCTGGCACTGCAACGGAAACAAGACGGCGGACATGTACTGAAACTGGATGTTGAGGATAACGGCATCGGAATGGAAGCCGAGAAAGCATCCGCACTTTTTGATGAAAGCAGCAAGTTGTCGCGAAGTGGTACATCAGGTGAGAAAGGTACAGGGCTGGGTTTGTCGATCATAAAATATTTTGTTGATCTTCATGCCGGAAATATTGAGGTTAAAAGCTGGCCGGGAAAAGGCACCGTATTTACGGTAACGATCCCGGTTGCCATAGCGTAA
- a CDS encoding PAS domain-containing sensor histidine kinase: MLDVKPDKNRSVSDVQLINAMPGAAAVLDSHGHVVLSNKKWNDHSGSAYWFGETVGGGNYFEKCRQRIEDGNDYALKVLFGLRSVIDGEKDHFELSIPAGDYMDSIWYKLFITSTGNAGQALIFFEDISKSMESLRNFRESSEVYSQQFNNSLAGIILGTPEGRIIDVNPAACKMLGYSREELLDGGRSLIVDVNSPLNKEMYKEREEKSSYEGEKEYIHKNGSIVTVEVCSLLFRNKNGDLRTMNTFRDKSMEKESIQNLKDERRFTKAAINSIPNAFFVIDDDYRLVQWNNPFFDELGYDNDCLEGISVFEIIPRHERNRVSAVLAEAFETGTGHVITEVISKKADGQHYHFFGNTFESKGKKYLVGTGTDITDLIETEKEKDKNYELLSQLFETSPLGMVMLKPDMRVAKVNESFANLFGYSKLEIIGENLDELIVHKEEREANRVFNTAVFAGTVMKKEAIRYTKEKKALNTIINTVPIYEAGSVVGAFGIYVDVTEQKELESRIQKSLKEKDILLQEVHHRVKNNLAIISGLLDLQIMEEENSQMQYKLNEVRSRIFSIAKIHESLYEKEDVVQIRFDEYLESVLSALPQKSIQNGTEVTFKTDIGPVMLNLNQAVPFGMAVNELMNVIFMDRSGIDKISVALREEKGKVHLSIKGKGIQTEELRPEDTDDTFHKTLIRIFLSQINGIMDVSAEDETRISVSFSKMNVRGSSSSVLSANELIG; this comes from the coding sequence ATGTTAGATGTGAAGCCAGATAAAAATCGATCGGTATCTGATGTTCAGCTTATCAATGCCATGCCCGGCGCGGCTGCGGTACTGGATAGCCATGGACATGTTGTGCTTTCAAACAAAAAATGGAACGACCATTCTGGCTCTGCCTACTGGTTTGGAGAAACGGTGGGTGGAGGAAACTATTTTGAGAAGTGCCGCCAGCGGATTGAAGATGGGAATGACTATGCACTGAAGGTTCTGTTTGGTTTGCGTAGCGTTATTGACGGTGAAAAAGATCACTTCGAGCTATCCATCCCCGCCGGTGATTATATGGATAGCATATGGTACAAGCTTTTCATAACAAGTACAGGCAATGCCGGTCAGGCGCTGATATTTTTTGAAGATATCAGTAAAAGTATGGAGTCGTTGCGCAATTTTCGGGAATCGTCGGAAGTATACAGCCAGCAATTTAACAATTCTCTCGCCGGCATTATTCTGGGAACACCCGAAGGCCGCATCATCGACGTAAACCCGGCTGCATGTAAGATGCTTGGATACTCCCGTGAAGAGCTGCTGGATGGGGGCCGAAGCCTTATAGTGGATGTAAACTCGCCTCTGAACAAAGAGATGTATAAGGAGAGAGAGGAGAAATCGAGCTACGAGGGTGAAAAAGAGTACATCCATAAAAACGGATCCATCGTAACCGTGGAAGTTTGTTCCCTGCTGTTCAGGAACAAGAATGGTGATTTGAGAACCATGAATACTTTCAGGGATAAAAGTATGGAAAAAGAGAGCATTCAGAACCTGAAGGATGAACGCAGATTTACAAAAGCGGCTATAAACAGCATTCCGAATGCTTTCTTTGTTATCGATGACGATTATCGGCTGGTGCAATGGAATAACCCGTTTTTTGATGAACTGGGCTACGACAATGATTGTCTGGAGGGAATCTCCGTATTTGAAATAATTCCCCGGCATGAACGCAACAGGGTTTCGGCTGTTCTGGCTGAAGCATTTGAAACGGGAACCGGCCATGTGATAACGGAGGTGATATCAAAAAAAGCAGACGGACAGCACTATCACTTTTTTGGAAATACTTTCGAAAGCAAAGGGAAAAAATACCTGGTGGGAACCGGGACCGATATAACGGATCTGATAGAAACAGAAAAGGAAAAAGACAAGAACTACGAGCTACTGTCCCAGCTTTTTGAAACCTCTCCCCTGGGAATGGTAATGCTTAAGCCAGACATGCGTGTGGCAAAAGTAAATGAGAGTTTTGCAAACCTGTTCGGGTATAGCAAGCTTGAAATCATCGGCGAGAACCTTGACGAATTGATTGTACATAAAGAGGAACGCGAAGCAAACCGGGTTTTTAATACGGCTGTATTTGCGGGTACGGTTATGAAAAAAGAGGCTATCCGGTATACAAAAGAGAAAAAAGCCCTGAATACAATTATAAATACGGTTCCGATCTACGAAGCCGGCAGTGTTGTAGGTGCATTCGGTATCTATGTGGATGTAACCGAGCAGAAGGAGCTGGAATCCCGCATTCAAAAATCGCTCAAAGAGAAGGATATTTTACTTCAGGAAGTACATCATCGGGTGAAAAACAACCTTGCCATCATATCGGGGCTGCTGGACCTCCAGATAATGGAAGAGGAAAATTCCCAGATGCAATACAAACTGAATGAGGTGAGAAGCCGCATCTTTTCTATTGCCAAGATTCATGAAAGTCTGTACGAAAAAGAGGATGTTGTGCAGATCCGTTTCGACGAATACCTGGAATCTGTGCTTTCTGCTCTGCCTCAGAAGAGTATACAAAATGGTACGGAAGTTACCTTTAAAACGGATATTGGCCCTGTTATGCTAAACCTGAATCAGGCAGTTCCCTTTGGCATGGCTGTCAATGAGCTGATGAACGTGATATTTATGGATCGATCCGGCATTGATAAAATCAGTGTGGCACTCAGGGAAGAAAAAGGCAAGGTGCATCTATCAATCAAAGGCAAGGGAATACAAACAGAAGAATTACGGCCTGAAGATACAGATGATACATTTCACAAGACGCTCATCAGGATCTTCCTGTCGCAGATCAACGGGATAATGGACGTGTCGGCAGAAGATGAAACCAGGATTTCAGTTTCGTTCTCAAAAATGAATGTAAGGGGATCGAGCAGCTCGGTACTCAGCGCTAACGAATTAATAGGTTAA
- a CDS encoding response regulator transcription factor — translation MANIKILLADDHKIVRDGIKLMLESQAGIDVVAEAEDGMEVLKKLDHQVVDLIVMDINMPEMDGITATRAIKEKYPDLKVLALTMSNDDLHIRQMIQAGASGYIMKSAGRNELKEAIHTIMDGKHYFSDEATQSIMMDLVKGKGKSSSPDPIHITDRELEILELIVQEYTNQEIAEKLYISSRTVDAHRRNLLQKTGARNTAGLVKYAFQHNLVSPKDE, via the coding sequence ATGGCAAACATTAAGATTCTTCTTGCTGATGACCATAAGATAGTTCGAGACGGAATTAAGCTGATGCTAGAATCTCAGGCGGGAATCGATGTGGTTGCAGAGGCAGAAGATGGAATGGAGGTGCTAAAGAAGCTTGACCACCAGGTTGTGGATCTGATTGTGATGGACATCAATATGCCTGAAATGGACGGTATTACAGCCACCCGTGCCATAAAGGAAAAGTACCCGGATTTGAAGGTTCTGGCACTTACCATGAGCAACGATGATCTGCATATCCGCCAGATGATCCAGGCGGGAGCTTCCGGTTACATCATGAAAAGCGCAGGCCGCAATGAGCTGAAAGAGGCGATTCATACCATCATGGACGGTAAGCACTATTTCAGTGATGAGGCTACCCAAAGTATCATGATGGACCTGGTTAAGGGCAAGGGAAAATCATCAAGCCCGGATCCAATTCACATTACTGACCGGGAACTGGAAATTCTTGAATTGATCGTTCAGGAGTACACAAACCAGGAGATCGCAGAAAAGCTCTATATCAGCAGCCGTACGGTGGATGCACACCGCAGAAATCTGCTCCAAAAGACGGGGGCACGCAACACAGCCGGCCTTGTTAAATATGCATTTCAGCATAACCTTGTTTCTCCGAAAGACGAGTAG
- a CDS encoding response regulator transcription factor has protein sequence MLKRTITDAMGDHASVEIQDAEEMKKRDNDLETDICIVDLMSSRDTARTTITGVRELFPRAGIIAMHIYTTAELVRPLIEQGADGYLTYDPSRKELVGSIREVAAGNKYLPAFIS, from the coding sequence GTGCTGAAACGTACGATAACCGACGCAATGGGAGATCATGCATCGGTTGAAATTCAGGACGCTGAAGAGATGAAAAAGAGAGATAATGACCTTGAAACGGATATTTGCATTGTCGATTTAATGAGTTCCAGGGATACGGCCCGAACCACAATCACAGGGGTCAGAGAGTTATTTCCAAGGGCGGGAATTATTGCCATGCATATCTATACAACTGCAGAGCTTGTGCGGCCGCTGATCGAACAGGGAGCCGACGGATACCTGACATACGACCCTTCCAGAAAGGAATTGGTGGGCTCTATCCGGGAAGTGGCTGCCGGAAATAAATATCTTCCCGCTTTCATCAGTTAG
- a CDS encoding phosphoheptose isomerase, with amino-acid sequence MDQKEDIFRKAEKLLAEKQLSIESSDRSRPWGGFYVVKEEQASRFIRTFFPSLKVADFQKFSKLSPKLLMVAPERRLSWQYHHRRSEIWRVIHGTVGVIVSDTDEQGPVRVLVEGDSISLNEGERHRLVGLDNWAVLAEIWQHTKPGEPSDEEDIVRLEDDFGR; translated from the coding sequence TTGGACCAGAAAGAAGATATTTTCAGAAAAGCAGAAAAGCTGCTGGCTGAAAAGCAGCTCAGCATTGAATCGTCGGACCGGTCGCGGCCATGGGGCGGTTTTTATGTGGTAAAAGAAGAACAGGCTTCCCGGTTTATCCGGACATTCTTTCCCTCGCTAAAGGTTGCCGATTTCCAGAAATTCTCAAAACTGAGCCCCAAATTGCTGATGGTGGCCCCGGAGAGAAGACTCTCCTGGCAGTATCATCACCGCCGTTCAGAAATCTGGCGTGTGATCCACGGTACGGTTGGAGTTATTGTGAGTGATACGGATGAGCAGGGTCCGGTCAGGGTACTTGTAGAGGGAGACAGCATCAGCCTGAATGAGGGTGAACGCCACAGGCTGGTCGGTCTTGATAACTGGGCTGTACTTGCCGAGATCTGGCAGCACACCAAACCGGGCGAACCCTCGGATGAAGAGGATATCGTGCGGCTTGAAGACGACTTTGGCAGGTAG
- a CDS encoding response regulator, whose amino-acid sequence MRVLIIEDDMILALSLEIMLKKLGYTYIRKAHTGEKALETMVDFKPDLMLVDIFLGAGISGIDVVKKIQERENVPVIYITGNSDDYHRSLADQTDYLSYLVKPITFNELKKALDKENINIAS is encoded by the coding sequence ATGCGTGTTTTGATTATTGAAGACGATATGATACTGGCTCTGAGCCTTGAAATCATGCTGAAAAAGCTTGGATATACATATATCCGTAAAGCACATACAGGCGAAAAAGCACTTGAAACCATGGTGGATTTTAAGCCGGATCTGATGCTGGTTGATATTTTTTTGGGTGCCGGTATCTCCGGAATTGATGTGGTGAAAAAAATTCAGGAAAGGGAAAATGTGCCCGTAATCTACATTACAGGCAATTCTGACGACTATCACCGCAGCCTTGCCGATCAAACGGACTATCTGAGTTACCTTGTAAAACCAATTACATTTAATGAATTGAAGAAAGCGCTCGATAAGGAGAATATAAACATTGCATCATAG
- a CDS encoding PAS domain S-box protein — MKFTPFRISLIYFIFALLWITTTDTILEWFIDDIDALTLMQTVKGIFYITLTAIALYLMMKSHERYISQNEKKLRQNEEWFSLTSESANIAKWEWFPKTGEIKLDNIWTSLTGYSTEDLETGNINAWKSMLHPDDVSRFEHAMNEHVSGKKSTYECELRLKHKDGHWIHILSRGKAIEWDKNDEPIRLVGAHIDITDRKVIEDNLAYQASLLSNVSDAVLSLNKNMEVASWNKAAERIYGWSYEDVIGKFVDDMITTRFEPGTTPESLYEELLETGFWEGELTQTGKDGREVQVQSSVTLMRDSESEISDIIAVNRDITERLNYERENRLLANVFKKSNTALAVSSHDSEKLLRVNQAYADLFGYEPEEMVGMDIYGSLYPESESVHRTKRKKRLDEHGSITFESKLKRRDGAEFYCIINLSTVKESDQDQTYRIATVQDISNLKKIQDQIVHERQRFELAASTVSDVVWEWNPIQNELWWGEGIETVMGYSEEDYRGKNLFWHEHIYEEDREDTVKSMETVENSDATEWHREYRFLAADGSVRNVRDSAVLIRDEEGELLRIIGAMVDVTRVQEFQDTLNRERNRFELIARSANDVLYERNLKTDAIWWSEGWLHRFDYREGDIGQTVAWWKERIHPHDLGKIVTSMQKSILQNEDSWSGKYRFLNGNGEYRIVQDKGYFVKNDEGKPSQLVGAISDITSDEMAKMELKKSEQQYRLLFEKSPLPMYIYNPETLGIITVNRAAINRFGYSESELKSMKIYDLHPIEEQEDVLAEIKKSLRKKSTGFDVWTQVTKNGDRLIMELSGSQIFYQDDIQRLVIAKDVTERRLAERRLKASEEQYRLLFEKNPVPMWIYDPDTYRFTASNDAAGNKYGYSEEEFLQMTIFDLHKKDEAEYVRNTADKNKHAETISFTESKHLTKSGNQLIVEISASHILYKEKSQRLVIANDITEQRKAEERAISAILEGEERERQRIAKDLHDGLGQYLSAANMNLETVFEDATSLSDNLAQTFTNGLELLNYAISETRNISQNLLPKAIQDYGLELALEALVNQLKGHNDIDFYLYQKLDGIEIPDNIQINLYRIAQEAINNAIRHGKPAKINVQNIYSQGEVLLTVEDDGTGFDVDNVGPGGIGLQSMKTRVGAMAANIDIVSTMGRGTIISVIVPLTNNNS; from the coding sequence ATGAAGTTTACGCCTTTTCGTATTTCACTGATCTATTTCATTTTTGCACTACTCTGGATCACAACTACCGATACCATTCTGGAGTGGTTTATTGACGACATAGATGCGCTTACTCTGATGCAAACCGTTAAAGGTATATTTTATATAACCCTTACAGCGATTGCGTTATATCTCATGATGAAAAGCCATGAGAGGTACATTTCTCAAAATGAAAAGAAGCTAAGGCAAAATGAGGAGTGGTTTTCATTAACTTCAGAGAGTGCAAATATTGCAAAATGGGAATGGTTTCCGAAAACAGGTGAAATAAAGCTGGACAATATCTGGACAAGCCTTACCGGTTATTCCACTGAGGACCTTGAGACGGGCAACATCAATGCATGGAAATCGATGCTTCATCCGGATGACGTTTCCAGGTTCGAGCATGCTATGAACGAGCATGTATCAGGAAAGAAAAGCACATACGAATGCGAACTGAGATTAAAACATAAGGACGGCCACTGGATTCATATACTCAGCAGGGGGAAGGCCATTGAATGGGATAAGAATGATGAACCGATACGGCTTGTCGGAGCCCACATTGATATAACGGACAGAAAAGTAATTGAAGATAATCTTGCCTACCAGGCGTCCCTGTTATCCAATGTATCGGATGCAGTACTCTCTCTTAATAAAAATATGGAGGTGGCAAGCTGGAATAAGGCGGCTGAGAGAATCTACGGCTGGAGCTACGAAGATGTAATTGGCAAGTTTGTAGATGATATGATCACCACCCGTTTTGAACCGGGTACAACGCCTGAGAGTCTTTATGAAGAACTTCTGGAAACCGGGTTTTGGGAGGGTGAACTGACCCAGACCGGTAAAGATGGGAGGGAGGTTCAGGTTCAAAGCTCCGTTACCCTGATGAGGGATTCGGAGAGTGAGATTTCTGATATTATTGCCGTAAACCGTGATATCACGGAGCGCCTTAATTACGAAAGAGAGAACAGGCTGCTTGCCAATGTGTTCAAAAAATCGAACACAGCTCTTGCCGTAAGTAGTCACGATTCTGAAAAACTTCTGCGGGTAAATCAGGCATATGCCGATTTATTCGGTTATGAACCGGAAGAGATGGTCGGCATGGATATTTACGGAAGTTTGTATCCGGAATCTGAGAGCGTACACAGAACCAAGAGAAAGAAGCGGCTTGATGAGCATGGCTCCATCACATTTGAGAGCAAATTGAAACGAAGAGACGGAGCCGAATTCTACTGTATCATCAACCTTTCAACTGTAAAGGAAAGCGACCAGGATCAGACCTATCGCATTGCAACCGTTCAGGATATTAGCAACCTGAAGAAAATTCAGGACCAGATTGTACATGAGAGACAGCGCTTTGAATTGGCAGCAAGCACCGTATCTGATGTGGTGTGGGAATGGAACCCGATTCAAAATGAGCTTTGGTGGGGAGAGGGCATTGAGACGGTAATGGGTTACTCTGAAGAAGACTATAGAGGCAAAAATCTGTTCTGGCATGAACATATTTACGAGGAAGACCGTGAGGATACCGTCAAGAGCATGGAAACTGTTGAAAACAGTGATGCAACGGAGTGGCATCGTGAATACAGGTTCCTGGCTGCAGACGGCAGCGTGAGAAACGTTCGCGACAGCGCAGTTTTAATCCGGGACGAAGAGGGAGAGCTGCTTCGTATTATCGGCGCAATGGTGGACGTTACCCGTGTGCAGGAATTTCAGGATACATTGAACCGTGAACGAAACCGGTTTGAGCTGATTGCGCGCAGTGCAAATGATGTTCTCTATGAGAGAAACCTGAAAACAGATGCAATCTGGTGGAGCGAAGGATGGCTGCACCGGTTTGACTACCGGGAGGGGGATATCGGGCAAACGGTTGCGTGGTGGAAGGAAAGAATACATCCTCATGATCTGGGAAAGATTGTAACGAGCATGCAAAAGTCGATTTTGCAGAACGAGGACTCATGGTCGGGCAAATACCGTTTTCTGAACGGGAACGGGGAATACCGGATCGTACAGGACAAGGGATATTTTGTGAAAAATGATGAAGGGAAACCATCCCAGCTGGTAGGGGCCATCTCGGACATTACATCTGACGAAATGGCAAAAATGGAGCTCAAAAAATCTGAGCAGCAGTACAGGCTTCTGTTCGAAAAAAGCCCGTTGCCGATGTACATCTATAACCCCGAGACGCTTGGCATCATTACGGTTAACCGGGCGGCTATCAATAGGTTCGGTTACTCAGAAAGTGAGCTTAAATCCATGAAGATCTATGATCTTCACCCAATAGAAGAGCAGGAGGACGTGCTTGCTGAAATTAAGAAAAGCCTCAGGAAAAAAAGTACGGGTTTCGATGTCTGGACCCAGGTTACCAAGAACGGCGACCGGCTGATTATGGAATTATCCGGATCGCAGATATTCTATCAGGATGATATCCAGCGGCTTGTCATTGCCAAAGACGTTACAGAACGCCGTTTGGCCGAGCGACGGCTTAAAGCATCCGAAGAACAGTACAGGCTGCTTTTTGAGAAGAATCCGGTACCCATGTGGATCTATGATCCGGATACGTACAGATTTACGGCTTCAAATGACGCTGCCGGAAATAAGTACGGTTATAGTGAAGAGGAATTTCTTCAAATGACAATTTTTGATCTGCATAAAAAAGATGAGGCAGAGTATGTGCGTAATACAGCGGATAAAAATAAGCATGCAGAAACCATTTCCTTTACGGAATCAAAGCACCTTACCAAAAGCGGTAATCAGCTTATAGTAGAAATATCTGCTTCACATATTCTGTACAAGGAGAAGAGTCAGAGGCTGGTTATAGCAAATGATATAACAGAACAGAGAAAGGCTGAAGAGAGAGCAATCAGTGCGATTCTGGAAGGTGAAGAGAGAGAGCGTCAGCGTATTGCAAAGGATCTTCATGACGGCCTGGGACAGTATCTTTCAGCTGCTAACATGAATCTGGAAACGGTTTTTGAAGATGCCACGTCACTATCCGACAATCTGGCACAGACGTTCACCAACGGTCTTGAGCTTTTGAATTATGCCATTTCAGAAACCCGCAATATTTCTCAGAATCTACTTCCAAAAGCGATCCAGGACTATGGACTGGAACTGGCGCTCGAAGCGCTGGTTAATCAGCTGAAAGGCCACAATGACATTGATTTTTACCTTTATCAAAAACTGGACGGTATTGAGATACCCGATAATATTCAGATTAATCTGTACAGGATCGCTCAGGAAGCCATCAATAATGCCATTCGCCATGGAAAACCCGCAAAAATCAACGTACAAAATATATACTCACAGGGTGAGGTGCTTTTAACAGTGGAAGATGACGGGACAGGGTTTGATGTAGATAATGTGGGCCCGGGTGGAATCGGATTGCAGAGTATGAAAACTAGAGTTGGTGCAATGGCAGCAAATATAGATATTGTTAGTACGATGGGCAGAGGTACAATAATATCAGTAATTGTTCCACTAACAAATAATAACTCCTGA